From Chloroflexota bacterium, one genomic window encodes:
- the msrP gene encoding protein-methionine-sulfoxide reductase catalytic subunit MsrP, with product MIKIPSSEITLEHVYLSRREFLKQMGIVTATSLILSACGAKPAATPETEAGEAAGLTDELGDPATPYEAVTGYNNYYEFSTDKESVAPLAKDFKTSPWTVEVGGLVNNPKTYDIDDIRKSFDQEERIYRHRCVEAWSMVIPWQGFPLAKLLKEADPKSEAKFVRFETLYDSEQMPGLSSPWYVWPYAEGLRLDEAMNDLALMVTGLYGKDLLPQNGAPLRLAVPWKYGFKSIKSIVKIDLVAEMPTSLWMAAAPNEYGFYANVNPEVDHPRWSQGTERRIGELGRRKTLKFNGYEEEVTSLYDGLDLRANY from the coding sequence ATGATCAAAATCCCGTCATCCGAAATCACTCTCGAACACGTCTACCTCTCGCGGCGCGAGTTTCTCAAACAAATGGGCATCGTCACCGCCACCTCGCTCATCCTGAGCGCCTGCGGCGCAAAGCCGGCGGCGACACCTGAGACAGAGGCCGGGGAAGCCGCCGGCCTCACCGACGAGTTGGGCGACCCGGCCACACCCTACGAAGCCGTCACCGGCTATAACAATTATTATGAGTTTTCAACCGACAAAGAGTCGGTTGCCCCGTTGGCCAAAGATTTCAAAACGTCGCCCTGGACAGTGGAAGTAGGCGGCCTGGTCAACAATCCCAAGACTTACGACATTGACGACATCCGCAAGAGCTTCGATCAGGAAGAGCGCATCTATCGCCATCGTTGTGTCGAGGCCTGGTCAATGGTCATTCCCTGGCAGGGCTTTCCACTGGCGAAGTTGCTCAAGGAGGCCGATCCAAAATCCGAGGCCAAGTTTGTGCGCTTCGAGACGCTCTACGATTCGGAGCAGATGCCGGGTTTGAGCAGTCCCTGGTACGTGTGGCCTTACGCCGAAGGCTTGCGATTGGACGAAGCCATGAACGACCTGGCGCTGATGGTGACCGGCCTTTACGGCAAAGACCTGTTGCCGCAAAACGGCGCGCCGCTTCGCCTGGCTGTGCCGTGGAAGTACGGCTTCAAGAGCATCAAGTCCATTGTGAAGATTGATCTGGTAGCCGAGATGCCGACTTCACTGTGGATGGCCGCCGCCCCGAACGAATATGGCTTCTACGCCAACGTCAACCCGGAGGTGGATCACCCGCGCTGGTCGCAGGGCACCGAGCGCCGCATTGGCGAGCTTGGCCGCCGCAAGACCTTGAAGTTCAACGGCTACGAGGAAGAAGTGACTTCCCTTTACGACGGCCTGGACTTGCGCGCCAACTACTAA
- a CDS encoding exo-alpha-sialidase, whose amino-acid sequence MNTTRPSRSWLYQSTLLLLLVVLLTMLISAGSGAGLKAKRRSGTVLASVVNAPVVQRTTAALPPLAGGFSAQTRLGYTSGDQWEPAIAADRFGHVYMLYPQYLGVPGCPSCPNPTMILQISNDRGATWAAPTQIAPPGTGQWDAQIVVDPVDGQTMYASWLQNGKSDTVVAKSIDFGATWSVVTAESTNAGTDKPILAVRGQNVYVVFNHAQKVWAASSHNGGATFTVAQINPNAKLGWSLAGGGTVTPDGSVYFSWAGYKQNGGAKGPVNLYVSKSSDGGATWTNTVLDVSGAPPDCSAYLCGWAYLGAQMTMASDAAGTLYALWNSNVTDKTPSRIYFAKSTNGGGTWSTKADVSLAPANTPHAFPAIAAGAAGDVRISWMDARSPSGFWNTYYRSSTNSGLTWSSEVDISTFVAGHSYITADGFRFPFGDYYEMDIDDQGNTHVIMGEGYSYDSPGSIWYTKGR is encoded by the coding sequence ATGAACACAACCCGTCCATCACGTTCGTGGCTGTATCAATCAACACTCCTTCTATTGCTGGTTGTATTGTTGACGATGCTGATCAGCGCCGGGAGCGGCGCGGGACTCAAGGCCAAGCGCCGTAGTGGAACGGTGCTGGCGAGTGTGGTGAATGCGCCGGTCGTTCAAAGGACGACGGCGGCTTTGCCGCCGCTGGCTGGCGGCTTCTCTGCACAAACCCGACTCGGCTACACTTCGGGCGATCAATGGGAACCGGCCATTGCCGCCGATCGTTTCGGACACGTCTACATGCTCTACCCGCAATACCTGGGCGTTCCGGGTTGCCCGTCTTGTCCCAACCCGACCATGATTCTGCAAATCAGCAATGATCGCGGCGCGACATGGGCCGCGCCGACGCAGATTGCCCCGCCCGGAACCGGCCAGTGGGATGCGCAAATTGTGGTTGACCCGGTTGACGGTCAAACCATGTACGCTTCGTGGTTGCAGAACGGAAAGAGCGACACTGTCGTCGCCAAGTCCATTGACTTTGGAGCAACGTGGTCGGTTGTCACCGCCGAAAGCACCAACGCCGGAACCGACAAGCCCATCCTGGCCGTGCGCGGCCAGAACGTGTACGTGGTCTTCAACCATGCCCAAAAAGTATGGGCGGCTTCGTCGCACAATGGCGGCGCAACGTTCACTGTTGCTCAGATCAATCCAAATGCCAAGCTGGGCTGGTCGCTGGCGGGCGGCGGCACGGTAACGCCCGACGGCAGTGTGTACTTCTCGTGGGCCGGTTACAAACAAAACGGCGGCGCGAAAGGGCCAGTGAATTTGTACGTGAGCAAATCGTCGGACGGCGGGGCCACTTGGACAAACACTGTGCTCGACGTGTCAGGCGCGCCGCCGGACTGCTCGGCCTACTTATGCGGCTGGGCTTACCTCGGCGCACAAATGACGATGGCCTCGGACGCGGCAGGCACTTTGTATGCGTTGTGGAATTCAAACGTGACCGACAAAACCCCGAGCCGCATCTACTTCGCCAAATCCACCAACGGCGGTGGGACATGGTCAACCAAAGCGGACGTGTCGCTCGCGCCTGCCAACACGCCGCACGCCTTCCCGGCCATCGCCGCCGGAGCCGCTGGCGACGTTCGCATCTCGTGGATGGATGCTCGCTCGCCCAGCGGATTCTGGAATACTTACTACCGTAGTTCCACCAACAGCGGCTTAACCTGGTCGTCTGAAGTTGACATTTCGACCTTCGTCGCCGGGCATAGTTACATCACCGCCGACGGCTTCCGCTTCCCGTTCGGCGACTACTACGAGATGGACATTGACGATCAGGGCAACACCCATGTGATTATGGGCGAAGGCTACAGCTACGACAGCCCGGGGTCAATTTGGTATACGAAGGGCAGGTAA
- a CDS encoding dihydroorotate dehydrogenase-like protein: MPDLRTTYLGLNLSSPLVPSASPLSKNLGNIKRLEDAGAAAIVMYSLFEEQINQESHHLDFCLTQGTDSYAEALTYFPEPQTFNLTPDLYLEHIRKAKESVSIPIIGSLNGVSSGGWVKYAKKIQEAGADALELNMYFVPTDVNTRSDLIEDMYCDLVVDIKREVTIPVAVKISPFFTSIPHITKRLARDGAQGLVLFNRFYQPDFDLENLEVVPRATLSTPQTPGALRLPLTWIAILYGRLNADLALTSGVHSAEDALKGLMAGAAVTMMASELLQNGIHRLTDIRADLIRWMEEHEYDSVTQMRGSMSQKSVAFPAAFERAQYMKAITSYEIPHS; encoded by the coding sequence ATGCCTGATCTACGTACAACCTACCTCGGCCTCAATCTGAGCAGTCCGCTTGTGCCATCGGCCTCGCCGCTCTCAAAGAACCTGGGCAACATCAAGCGCCTGGAAGACGCCGGGGCGGCGGCCATTGTCATGTACTCGCTTTTTGAGGAGCAGATCAACCAGGAGAGTCATCATCTTGATTTCTGCCTGACGCAAGGCACAGACAGTTACGCCGAGGCCCTCACCTACTTCCCCGAACCGCAGACGTTCAACCTCACACCCGATCTTTATCTTGAGCATATAAGGAAAGCCAAAGAGTCCGTGAGCATCCCCATCATCGGCAGTCTCAACGGCGTCTCCAGCGGTGGCTGGGTAAAGTACGCCAAAAAGATTCAGGAAGCCGGGGCAGACGCGCTTGAACTCAATATGTACTTCGTGCCCACCGACGTCAACACGCGAAGCGATCTCATCGAAGACATGTACTGCGATCTGGTGGTGGACATCAAACGCGAAGTCACGATCCCGGTGGCGGTGAAGATCAGCCCATTCTTCACCTCCATCCCTCACATTACTAAACGGCTGGCGCGAGACGGCGCTCAGGGACTGGTGCTGTTCAACCGTTTCTATCAACCCGATTTTGATCTGGAAAATCTGGAAGTTGTTCCCCGCGCCACCTTAAGCACCCCTCAAACCCCCGGCGCTCTTCGCCTGCCGTTGACGTGGATCGCCATTCTTTACGGGCGCCTCAACGCCGACCTGGCCTTGACCTCGGGCGTGCATAGCGCCGAGGACGCGCTGAAGGGGTTGATGGCCGGGGCGGCCGTCACCATGATGGCCTCCGAGTTACTGCAAAATGGCATCCACCGCCTGACCGACATTCGCGCTGATTTGATCCGCTGGATGGAAGAGCATGAGTATGACTCGGTGACGCAGATGCGCGGGAGCATGAGCCAGAAGTCGGTGGCCTTCCCGGCAGCCTTCGAGCGGGCGCAGTACATGAAGGCGATCACCAGTTACGAAATCCCACACAGTTGA
- the nifJ gene encoding pyruvate:ferredoxin (flavodoxin) oxidoreductase: MTNRNKVTIDGNEAAANIAYKVNEVIAIYPITPSSAMGEWADQWASEGKKNLWGTVPLVAEMQSEGGAAGAVHGALQTGSLTTTFTASQGLLLMIPNMYKIAGELTATVFHVSARSIATQGLSIFGDQSDVMAVRATGWAMLASNSVQEVMDMALIAHAATLEARVPFVHFFDGFRTSHEVMKIEEIDDALCGAMIDDDLVRAHRGRGLSPEHPVLRGSAQNPDVFFQSRETVNPYYKVCPAIVQNAMDKFAELTGREYHLFDYVGAPDAERVLVMIGSGAEVAEETVDYLIAHNPNEKIGVLKVRLFRPFAIEHFIRALPPTTKTIAVLDRTKEPGSTGEPLYQDVMTALAESVNSGALPALPRVIGGRYGLASKEFTPAMVKAVFDELKKGKPKNHFVVGINDDVTRNSLDYDCSFSTEGEGTVRAMFYGLGSDGTVGANKNSIKIIGEETDFYAQGYFVIDSKKSGSVTISHLRFGSKPIHSSYLIASANFVACHQFNFLERFDMLQNAEPGAVFLLNSPYAAHDVWGYLPRKVQEEIIARKIRFFVIDGYKVARETGMGGRINTIMQTCFFAISGVLSREEAIEAIHHSIQKTYGKRGEAVVLRNFDAVNQTLHYLNEVEVPVEAKSLIEMRPPVPVEAPEFVQKVTAKMIAGLGDDLPVSALPVDGTYPTGTAQWEKRNIALEIPVWDPNVCIQCGKCVLVCPHAVIREKVYQAHYLEGEPETFKSTAARWKEFAEWKYTLQVSPEDCTGCALCVEACPAKNKSETRLKAINMAAQPPLREAESDNWKFFLELPEVDRRGLNLNSVKDSQLLQPLFEFSGACAGCGETPYLKLLSQLFGDRAIIANATGCSSIYGGNLPTTPWAKNKDGRGPAWANSLFEDNAEFGLGFRLTLDKQTAFAHELLTQLSGELGDDLVRAILNADQAAEAGIQEQRERVKTLKEKLLAISNSNYQSQITNLLSVADILVKRSLWIVGGDGWAYDIGYGGLDHVLASGRNVNVLVLDTEVYSNTGGQASKSTPRAAVAKYAASGKGQAKKDLGMLAMAYGNIYVARVAMGANDAQTIKAFIEAEAFDGPSLIIAYSHCIAHGYDLRFGLEQQKKAVLSGYWPLYRYNPGLAKTGHNPFSLDSKAPSLALDKYMYNENRFQMLTQTNRARAEELLKLAQEDVNKRWKQYEQLAKENGG, from the coding sequence ATGACGAACAGAAACAAGGTAACAATTGACGGCAACGAAGCCGCCGCTAACATCGCCTACAAAGTCAACGAAGTCATCGCCATTTACCCCATCACTCCGTCCTCGGCGATGGGCGAGTGGGCCGACCAGTGGGCGTCTGAAGGAAAGAAGAACCTGTGGGGCACTGTGCCGCTGGTCGCCGAAATGCAGAGCGAGGGCGGCGCGGCCGGCGCGGTGCACGGCGCACTGCAAACCGGATCGCTGACGACGACCTTCACCGCCTCGCAAGGCCTATTGTTGATGATCCCCAACATGTACAAGATCGCCGGTGAACTCACCGCCACAGTCTTTCACGTCAGCGCCCGGTCAATCGCCACGCAAGGCCTCTCAATTTTTGGCGATCAGTCGGACGTGATGGCCGTCCGCGCCACCGGCTGGGCCATGCTGGCCTCCAACTCGGTGCAGGAAGTGATGGACATGGCGCTGATCGCCCACGCGGCTACACTCGAAGCGCGTGTGCCGTTCGTTCACTTCTTCGACGGCTTCCGCACTTCACACGAAGTGATGAAAATTGAAGAGATTGACGATGCGCTTTGCGGGGCCATGATTGACGACGACCTGGTGCGCGCTCACCGGGGACGCGGCCTCTCGCCCGAGCACCCGGTTCTACGGGGTTCCGCTCAAAACCCGGACGTGTTCTTTCAGAGCCGCGAGACGGTCAACCCTTATTACAAAGTCTGCCCGGCCATCGTCCAAAATGCGATGGACAAATTCGCCGAACTGACCGGGCGCGAGTATCACTTGTTCGACTATGTGGGCGCGCCGGATGCCGAGCGGGTGCTGGTGATGATAGGCTCAGGCGCAGAAGTGGCCGAAGAGACAGTTGATTACCTGATCGCTCACAACCCCAACGAAAAGATCGGCGTGCTCAAAGTGCGGCTGTTCCGCCCGTTTGCCATCGAGCACTTCATCAGAGCTTTGCCGCCCACAACAAAGACGATTGCCGTGCTGGATCGGACGAAGGAGCCGGGAAGCACGGGCGAGCCGCTGTATCAAGACGTGATGACGGCCCTGGCCGAGTCGGTGAACAGTGGCGCTCTCCCTGCCCTGCCCCGAGTCATTGGCGGGCGCTACGGTCTGGCTTCCAAAGAATTCACCCCGGCCATGGTCAAGGCCGTCTTCGACGAACTCAAGAAGGGCAAGCCCAAGAATCATTTTGTCGTCGGCATCAACGACGACGTGACCCGCAACAGTCTTGATTATGACTGCTCCTTCAGCACCGAAGGCGAAGGCACGGTGCGGGCCATGTTCTACGGCTTAGGTTCGGATGGCACGGTGGGCGCAAACAAAAACTCGATCAAAATCATTGGTGAAGAGACGGACTTTTACGCGCAAGGTTACTTCGTCATCGACTCGAAGAAGTCTGGCTCGGTGACGATCTCGCACTTGCGCTTCGGGTCAAAGCCCATTCACTCGTCCTACCTGATCGCGTCGGCCAATTTCGTGGCCTGCCACCAGTTCAACTTTCTGGAACGCTTCGACATGCTTCAGAATGCCGAGCCGGGGGCAGTGTTCCTGCTCAACAGCCCCTACGCCGCCCACGACGTGTGGGGTTATTTGCCGCGCAAGGTTCAAGAGGAGATCATTGCCAGGAAGATTCGTTTCTTTGTGATTGACGGCTACAAAGTCGCCCGTGAAACCGGCATGGGCGGGCGCATCAACACCATTATGCAAACCTGCTTCTTCGCCATCAGCGGCGTTTTGTCGCGAGAGGAGGCGATTGAGGCCATCCATCATTCCATTCAAAAGACTTACGGCAAGCGCGGCGAAGCTGTTGTCCTGCGAAACTTTGACGCCGTCAACCAGACGCTTCACTACCTGAACGAAGTCGAAGTCCCGGTGGAAGCCAAGAGCCTGATTGAGATGCGGCCTCCGGTGCCGGTTGAAGCGCCAGAGTTTGTGCAAAAGGTGACGGCGAAGATGATTGCCGGCCTGGGCGACGACCTGCCAGTGAGCGCCTTGCCAGTGGACGGCACTTACCCAACCGGGACGGCGCAGTGGGAGAAGCGCAACATTGCCCTTGAGATTCCAGTTTGGGATCCAAATGTCTGTATTCAATGCGGCAAGTGCGTGCTGGTGTGCCCGCACGCTGTCATCCGCGAGAAGGTTTACCAGGCGCACTATCTTGAAGGCGAACCGGAGACGTTCAAATCCACCGCCGCCCGCTGGAAAGAATTTGCCGAATGGAAATACACGCTACAAGTTTCGCCCGAAGATTGCACCGGTTGCGCCCTGTGCGTGGAAGCCTGCCCGGCCAAGAACAAGAGCGAGACACGGCTCAAAGCGATCAACATGGCCGCCCAGCCGCCACTGCGCGAAGCCGAGAGCGACAACTGGAAGTTCTTCCTTGAACTGCCGGAAGTGGATCGGCGCGGCCTCAATCTCAACTCGGTGAAGGACTCGCAACTGCTCCAGCCGCTCTTTGAATTTTCGGGCGCGTGCGCGGGCTGTGGCGAAACGCCCTACCTCAAACTGCTCTCGCAGTTGTTCGGCGACCGAGCCATCATCGCCAACGCCACCGGCTGTTCTTCGATTTATGGCGGCAACCTGCCCACCACGCCCTGGGCCAAGAACAAAGACGGGCGCGGCCCGGCCTGGGCCAACTCGCTTTTTGAGGACAACGCCGAATTCGGGTTGGGCTTCCGGCTCACGCTCGACAAGCAAACGGCGTTTGCCCATGAGCTGTTGACCCAACTTTCCGGCGAGCTTGGCGACGACCTTGTGCGAGCCATCCTGAACGCCGATCAAGCCGCTGAAGCCGGAATTCAAGAGCAACGCGAGCGAGTGAAGACTCTGAAAGAAAAGTTGTTAGCTATTAGTAATTCAAACTACCAATCCCAAATTACCAATCTCTTGAGCGTAGCCGACATTCTGGTGAAACGCTCGCTCTGGATCGTAGGCGGCGACGGCTGGGCTTACGACATTGGCTATGGCGGGCTTGATCATGTGTTGGCTTCAGGCCGCAACGTCAACGTGCTGGTGCTCGACACCGAAGTGTATTCCAACACCGGCGGGCAGGCGTCCAAGTCTACCCCGCGCGCGGCGGTTGCCAAGTATGCCGCCAGCGGCAAGGGCCAGGCCAAGAAAGATTTGGGGATGCTGGCGATGGCCTACGGCAACATTTACGTCGCTCGCGTGGCCATGGGCGCGAACGATGCCCAAACAATCAAAGCCTTCATCGAAGCCGAAGCCTTCGATGGCCCGTCTCTCATCATCGCCTACAGTCACTGCATCGCTCACGGCTACGATCTTCGCTTTGGGCTTGAACAGCAAAAGAAAGCGGTGCTCTCCGGCTACTGGCCGCTCTATCGCTACAACCCCGGCCTGGCGAAGACGGGCCACAACCCGTTCAGCCTCGATAGCAAAGCGCCGAGCCTCGCGCTCGACAAATATATGTACAACGAAAACCGTTTTCAGATGCTCACCCAGACCAACCGCGCCCGCGCTGAAGAGCTTCTCAAGCTGGCGCAGGAAGACGTGAACAAGCGATGGAAGCAGTATGAGCAACTGGCAAAGGAGAATGGCGGCTAG
- a CDS encoding sulfoxide reductase heme-binding subunit YedZ, with protein sequence MPRFKFTKFQIAVHLGSLIPLILLIWDYFADNLTVNPIQDITFRTGKAALVLLVLSLACTPLNTVFGFKEAIKVRRALGLYAFLYVALHFLTFIGLDYGFDLGLIYEAIFEKRYALVGFAAFLILLPLAITSMQWWMKKLGKNWKRLHRLVYVAGLLAVVHYVWLVKSDIREPLAYGGVVVLLLISRIPAFKKAVMKLRGGLIKRMETDPTPDRV encoded by the coding sequence ATGCCTCGCTTCAAGTTCACCAAGTTTCAAATAGCAGTTCACCTCGGGTCTTTGATTCCGTTGATTTTGCTCATCTGGGATTATTTCGCCGACAACCTGACCGTCAACCCGATTCAGGACATCACCTTTCGCACCGGCAAGGCGGCGCTGGTTCTGCTGGTGCTCTCGCTGGCCTGCACGCCCCTCAACACCGTCTTTGGCTTCAAAGAAGCCATCAAAGTCCGGCGGGCGCTGGGGCTGTATGCCTTTCTCTACGTCGCCTTGCACTTCCTGACGTTTATCGGCTTGGACTATGGCTTCGACCTGGGGTTGATCTACGAAGCCATCTTCGAGAAGCGCTACGCCCTCGTCGGGTTCGCCGCTTTCTTGATCTTGTTGCCGTTGGCGATCACTTCTATGCAATGGTGGATGAAGAAGCTGGGCAAAAACTGGAAGCGGCTTCACCGGCTGGTTTACGTGGCCGGACTGTTGGCCGTCGTTCATTACGTCTGGCTGGTCAAATCGGATATTCGCGAGCCGCTGGCTTATGGCGGCGTGGTGGTGTTGTTGCTTATCTCTCGCATTCCGGCCTTCAAGAAGGCGGTCATGAAACTGCGCGGCGGGTTGATTAAACGTATGGAGACCGACCCGACACCAGACAGGGTTTAG
- a CDS encoding P1 family peptidase, whose product MTRARLRDLGITIGTYPAGPNNAITDVPGVWVGHTTLIHDGPRIARTGVTVIAPREGNIWKDNAFAGFHSFNGCGEMTGMHWLTESGLLCSPIAITNTHQVGLVHEAMVSYGHERGHTDIGALPVVAETWDGWLNDADAHQLTKEHVYAALDNAAPGLVAEGCVGGGTGMICNDFKGGIGTSSRVVETKSGTYTIGALVQANHGDRNLFRIDGVPVGREIPATHTPMPWGEAPDTSSIIIIVATDAPLIPTQCNRLAQRATVGLARTGGIGHNGSGDIFLAFATGNHFADHGESLYDLKMMPHHHLNEIFEAEAEVVEEAILNVLTAAETTTGFKGRTAHALPLEEVRRVMEKYNRKLL is encoded by the coding sequence ATGACCCGCGCTCGACTTCGTGATCTCGGCATCACTATCGGCACTTATCCCGCTGGCCCGAACAACGCCATCACCGACGTGCCCGGCGTGTGGGTGGGTCACACCACGCTCATCCACGACGGACCACGAATCGCCCGCACCGGGGTGACGGTGATCGCGCCGCGTGAGGGCAATATCTGGAAGGATAATGCGTTTGCGGGCTTTCACTCGTTCAACGGGTGCGGCGAGATGACGGGCATGCACTGGCTCACCGAGTCCGGCCTGCTCTGTTCGCCTATTGCGATCACCAACACCCATCAGGTGGGGCTGGTGCATGAAGCGATGGTGAGCTACGGCCACGAGCGCGGCCACACCGACATTGGCGCTCTGCCGGTGGTGGCCGAAACGTGGGACGGCTGGCTGAACGACGCTGACGCCCATCAACTCACGAAAGAGCATGTCTACGCCGCGCTGGACAACGCCGCCCCCGGCTTGGTGGCCGAGGGTTGTGTAGGCGGCGGAACCGGCATGATTTGCAACGACTTCAAGGGCGGCATCGGCACTTCGTCGCGCGTTGTCGAAACCAAGAGCGGCACGTACACAATTGGGGCGCTGGTGCAGGCCAATCACGGCGACCGTAACTTGTTTCGGATAGACGGGGTTCCGGTTGGGCGCGAAATTCCGGCGACGCACACACCCATGCCCTGGGGCGAAGCGCCCGACACCAGTTCCATCATCATCATCGTCGCCACCGATGCGCCGTTAATCCCGACCCAGTGCAACCGGCTGGCCCAGCGGGCCACAGTCGGTCTGGCGCGCACGGGTGGCATTGGCCACAATGGCAGTGGCGACATCTTTCTGGCCTTTGCCACCGGCAACCACTTCGCCGATCACGGCGAGTCGCTCTACGATTTGAAGATGATGCCGCATCATCACCTGAACGAGATATTTGAAGCTGAGGCTGAAGTGGTGGAAGAAGCAATCCTGAACGTGCTGACGGCGGCGGAGACCACGACCGGCTTCAAGGGCCGCACGGCGCATGCGTTGCCGTTGGAGGAGGTGAGGAGAGTGATGGAGAAATATAACAGGAAGCTATTATGA
- a CDS encoding CocE/NonD family hydrolase, producing MVATDFYQVRILYNIRISTRDGIELSANLWLPVPKTEGETFPAILEMIPYRKDDWRYNSDHQHGTYFAQRGFAFCRLDVRGTGSSEGIAYDEYTREETQDGYDTVEWLAAQPWCNGKVGMWGISYGGFTSIQVAMLQPPHLKAIIPMYATDDRYTDDVHYLGGCLTVSELAQYAVSMVGMNAMPPKLEYAGAKWAEQWKERLKKTPPWLIEWLQQQTDGPYWRNGSLAPDYTGIKCAVFNIGGWMDEYVNSVLRMQERCTQATGVKGLIGNWVHSYPDSAYPGPNLDHLHEMVRFFEYWLNGIDNGVMNEPPLTLFRYEHTAPEAFPSKFNGQWISANTFPVEGTQPHTLYLGDATLSNLQAERPVSNLDHYPHRPTHGTHAALCWGAGYGPNGLARDLRLEEAIIPTYTSEPLDEPLDVIGFPEAVLYLSCSAPVATVVVRLADVAPDGSVFQVTAGVLNLTHRDSHINPEPLTPNTVYEIKVQLRSTAYRFLPGHRIRLSLASAYWPVIWPSPYKSDNYLHRGSATLSRLILPAVSLNAPRLQPPSFKTTPPELVEVGGGTDAPPVWQIVEDVINQTMTVNVYEGGTAVLPDGRSLFASERIEMATHQIDPLKTRMFNEVVYRLEESGYQIEIHSSGSVRCTETEFIMDIQLRVDLNGNLFFHKSWLKSLPRRLV from the coding sequence ATGGTTGCCACAGACTTTTACCAAGTTCGTATTCTATACAATATCCGCATTTCCACGCGCGATGGCATCGAACTCTCCGCCAACCTCTGGCTGCCCGTTCCCAAAACCGAAGGTGAGACGTTCCCTGCCATTCTCGAAATGATCCCCTATCGCAAAGACGACTGGCGTTACAACTCGGATCACCAGCATGGCACTTACTTTGCCCAGCGCGGCTTTGCCTTTTGCCGCCTCGACGTTCGCGGCACGGGGAGCAGTGAAGGCATTGCCTACGACGAGTATACGCGAGAGGAAACGCAGGATGGCTACGACACTGTGGAATGGCTGGCGGCCCAACCCTGGTGCAACGGCAAAGTTGGCATGTGGGGCATCAGCTACGGCGGCTTCACTTCGATCCAAGTCGCCATGCTCCAGCCGCCGCACCTCAAAGCCATCATCCCCATGTACGCCACCGACGATCGTTACACCGACGACGTACACTACCTCGGCGGCTGTCTCACCGTGAGCGAACTGGCCCAGTACGCGGTGAGCATGGTGGGTATGAACGCCATGCCGCCCAAACTGGAATATGCTGGAGCAAAGTGGGCCGAGCAGTGGAAGGAACGACTGAAAAAGACTCCGCCCTGGCTGATTGAATGGCTACAGCAACAAACTGACGGTCCTTACTGGCGTAACGGCTCGCTCGCGCCCGACTACACAGGAATCAAATGCGCGGTCTTCAACATTGGCGGCTGGATGGATGAGTACGTCAACTCGGTTTTGCGGATGCAGGAACGATGCACACAGGCGACGGGCGTCAAGGGCCTCATTGGCAACTGGGTACATTCTTACCCCGACTCGGCCTACCCCGGCCCGAACCTTGATCATCTCCACGAGATGGTGCGCTTCTTTGAGTATTGGCTCAACGGCATTGACAACGGTGTGATGAACGAGCCACCGCTCACGTTATTCCGTTACGAGCACACTGCGCCCGAAGCCTTCCCATCCAAGTTCAACGGCCAGTGGATCAGCGCAAACACTTTTCCGGTTGAAGGGACTCAACCTCACACGCTCTATCTTGGCGACGCGACCCTGTCCAATCTCCAAGCAGAGCGTCCAGTCTCTAATCTCGACCACTACCCTCACCGCCCAACTCACGGCACGCACGCCGCCCTCTGCTGGGGCGCCGGTTACGGGCCAAACGGTTTGGCCCGCGATCTTCGCCTCGAAGAAGCCATCATTCCCACTTACACCAGTGAGCCGCTCGACGAGCCGCTGGACGTGATCGGTTTCCCCGAAGCCGTGTTGTACCTCAGTTGCAGTGCGCCGGTTGCCACCGTCGTCGTCCGCCTGGCCGACGTTGCCCCGGATGGAAGTGTGTTTCAGGTCACGGCTGGCGTTCTTAATCTGACTCATCGCGACAGTCATATTAACCCCGAACCGCTGACTCCCAACACCGTTTACGAAATCAAAGTTCAACTCCGGTCAACCGCCTACCGCTTCCTCCCTGGCCACCGAATTCGCCTCAGTCTTGCCAGCGCCTACTGGCCCGTCATCTGGCCTTCGCCTTACAAGTCCGACAACTATCTTCATCGCGGCTCGGCCACGCTGTCGCGGTTGATACTTCCTGCGGTTTCCCTCAACGCCCCGCGCCTTCAGCCCCCCAGTTTCAAGACCACGCCGCCGGAACTTGTCGAAGTTGGCGGTGGAACCGACGCCCCGCCTGTTTGGCAGATTGTCGAAGATGTGATCAACCAGACAATGACCGTCAACGTGTACGAAGGGGGAACCGCCGTTTTGCCCGATGGGCGGTCGTTGTTCGCCTCGGAACGGATCGAAATGGCAACCCACCAGATTGATCCGCTCAAGACGCGCATGTTCAACGAAGTGGTTTATCGCCTGGAAGAATCGGGCTACCAGATAGAAATCCATTCCTCTGGCAGTGTCCGTTGCACCGAAACCGAGTTCATCATGGACATCCAACTTCGAGTTGATCTCAATGGCAACCTTTTCTTCCACAAATCCTGGCTGAAAAGCCTGCCCCGGCGGCTGGTTTGA